TCTATGTTACCTCGTGCTACAAATACAAGAAATAAAAGAGAAGCTAGTCAAGGTAAATTAAGCGGTAGAACTATGGAGATACAAAGATTAATTGGTAGATCTCTTAGGGCGGCATTAGATATGAAAAAATTAGGAGAAAGAACTATTATTGTAGACTGTGATGTAATTCAAGCTGATGGAGGTACTAGAACAGCATCAATTACTGGTGGATATCTAGCTATGGAATTAGCTATTAATAAATTAATGACATCAGGCTTAATTACAGAAAATCCTATTAAAGCAAAAGTTGCAGCAATTAGTGTTGGTAAAGTATCAAACGAACTATTATTAGATTTAGAGTACTCTGAAGATTCTAAAGCTGAAGTAGATATGAATATTGTTATGAATAGTAAAGGAGAATACATTGAAGTTCAAGGAACTGGTGAAGATTCTACATTTACTAAAGAAGAATTTGATAAATTTCTTGAATTATCAAATTTAGGTTTTGAAAAATTATTTAATTTATAGGAGAAAAATGGAGAAGATAGATATTCTAGACTTATCTCTAGAAGAATTAGAAAAAGAATTTTTAAATTTGGGTTTAAAAAAGTTTAATGCTTTACAGGTTTATCAATGGTTACATAAAAAATTAGTGTTTGATTTTGATGAATTTACAAATATATCTAAAGAAACTAGAGAAATTTTGAAGTCAAAATTTGAAATAGGAACTTTGAAATATGTTACTCATCAAGTATCCAAAGATAAAAAAACTGTAAAATTTCTTTTTTCATTACCCGGGAAAAGATTAATAGAATCTGTTTTACTTAAATACAAAAATCGTTATAGTATTTGTGTATCATCTCAAGTTGGTTGTCCATTAAAATGTGATTTTTGTGCAACAGGAATGATGAAGTTTGAAAAAAACTTAAAAGCATCTGAAATATTAATGCAATTTTATTATTTACAAAACTATCTTAAAGAAAAAAATGATAAAATTTCAAATGTTGTATATATGGGAATGGGAGAACCATTTTTAAATTATGATGCTGTTAATAAATCAATAAATATGTTGAATTCTAAAGAGGGACAGGATTTTTCAAAAAGAAATTTTACAATATCAACTTCAGGATTAATTAAAGAAATAGATAAATTTAGTGAAGATCAAAAACAAGTTGGATTAGCAATATCTTTGCATAGCGTGATAGATGAAAAAAGAAGTGAATTAATGCCTATAAATAAAATTAATCCACTCGAAAAACTAAAGGAATCATTATTAAATTATCAGAAAAAAACTAAGAACAGAATAACATTTGAATATATTTTAATTGATGATTTTAATTGTGAAAAAAATGATGGAGTAGAATTGGTTAAGTTTATGAAATCATTTAATCATTTAGTTAATTTGATTCCTTATAATAAAGTTGTTGGTAAACCATATAAAACACCATCAATACAAAAACAAAAAAATTTCTATAATTACTTACTTTCACATAAATTAAATGTTACTCTTAGAGAAACTAAGGGTGATGATATTCAAGCAGCATGTGGACAATTGAAAGTAAAGAAAGAGGAGATTAAAGATGAAGA
The nucleotide sequence above comes from Streptobacillus felis. Encoded proteins:
- the rph gene encoding ribonuclease PH; amino-acid sequence: MRNNNRKNNELREIKITKNYISYPEGSVLIEFGNTKVICNVTVEEKVPPFLKNLGQGWVTAEYSMLPRATNTRNKREASQGKLSGRTMEIQRLIGRSLRAALDMKKLGERTIIVDCDVIQADGGTRTASITGGYLAMELAINKLMTSGLITENPIKAKVAAISVGKVSNELLLDLEYSEDSKAEVDMNIVMNSKGEYIEVQGTGEDSTFTKEEFDKFLELSNLGFEKLFNL
- the rlmN gene encoding 23S rRNA (adenine(2503)-C(2))-methyltransferase RlmN; translated protein: MEKIDILDLSLEELEKEFLNLGLKKFNALQVYQWLHKKLVFDFDEFTNISKETREILKSKFEIGTLKYVTHQVSKDKKTVKFLFSLPGKRLIESVLLKYKNRYSICVSSQVGCPLKCDFCATGMMKFEKNLKASEILMQFYYLQNYLKEKNDKISNVVYMGMGEPFLNYDAVNKSINMLNSKEGQDFSKRNFTISTSGLIKEIDKFSEDQKQVGLAISLHSVIDEKRSELMPINKINPLEKLKESLLNYQKKTKNRITFEYILIDDFNCEKNDGVELVKFMKSFNHLVNLIPYNKVVGKPYKTPSIQKQKNFYNYLLSHKLNVTLRETKGDDIQAACGQLKVKKEEIKDEETN